In a genomic window of Orcinus orca chromosome 12, mOrcOrc1.1, whole genome shotgun sequence:
- the SGK1 gene encoding serine/threonine-protein kinase Sgk1 isoform X3 gives MTVKTEAARDTLTYSRMRGMVAILIAFMKQRRMGLNDFIQKIANNSYACKHPEVQSILKISQPQEPELMNANPSPPPSPSQQINLGPSSNPHAKPSDFHFLKVIGKGSFGKVLLARHKAEEAFYAVKVLQKKAILKKKEEKHIMSERNVLLKNVKHPFLVGLHFSFQTADKLYFVLDYINGGELFYHLQRERCFLEPRARFYAAEIASALGYLHSLNIVYRDLKPENILLDSQGHIVLTDFGLCKENIEHNGTTSTFCGTPEYLAPEVLHKQPYDRTVDWWCLGAVLYEMLYGLPPFYSRNTAEMYDNILNKPLQLKPNITNSARHVLEGLLQKDRTKRLGAKDDFMEIKNHVFFSLINWDDLINKKITPPFNPNVSGPSDLRHFDPEFTEEPVPNSIGRSPDSILLTASVKEAAEAFLGFSYAPPVDSFL, from the exons G CTTTCATGAAACAGAGAAGGATGGGCCTGAACGACTTTATTCAGAAGATTGCCAATAACTCCTATGCATGCAAACA CCCTGAAGTTCAGTCCATTTTGAAAATCTCCCAACCTCAGGAGCCTGAGCTCATGAATGCCAACCCTTCTCCTCCA CCGAGTCCTTCTCAGCAAATTAACCTGGGCCCATCATCCAACCCTCACGCTAAACCATCTGACTTTCACTTCTTGAAAGTGATCGGGAAGGGCAGTTTTGGAAAG gtTCTCCTGGCAAGACACAAAGCCGAAGAAGCATTCTATGCAGTCAAAGTTTTACAAAAGAAAGCGATCCTGAAAAAGAAGGAG GAAAAGCATATTATGTCGGAGCGGAATGTTCTCCTGAAGAACGTGAAACACCCTTTCCTGGTGGGCCTTCACTTCTCTTTCCAGACGGCTGACAAACTGTACTTTGTCCTAGACTACATTAACGGTGGAGAG TTGTTCTACCATCTCCAGAGGGAGCGATGCTTCCTGGAACCACGGGCTCGGTTCTATGCTGCTGAAATAGCCAGTGCCTTGGGTTACCTGCACTCTCTGAACATCGTTTATAG agacTTAAAGCCAGAGAATATTTTGCTGGATTCACAGGGACACATTGTCCTTACTGACTTTGGACTCTGCAAGGAGAACATTGAACACAATGGCACGACATCCACCTTCTGCGGCACACCCGAG TATCTTGCACCTGAGGTACTTCATAAGCAGCCTTATGATAGGACTGTGGACTGGTGGTGTCTGGGGGCCGTCTTATATGAGATGCTCTATGGCCTG CCTCCATTTTATAGCCGAAACACAGCTGAGATGTACGACAACATTCTGAACAAACCCCTCCAGTTGAAGCCAAATATTACAAATTCTGCAAGACACGTCCTGGAGGGCCTCCTGCAGAAGGACAGGACAAAGAGGCTTGGTGCCAAGGATGACTTC ATGGAGATTAAGAATCACGTCTTCTTCTCCCTAATTAACTGGGATGATCTCATTAATAAGAAGATTACTCCCCCTTTTAACCCAAATGTG AGTGGACCCAGCGACCTGCGGCACTTTGATCCCGAGTTTACCGAAGAGCCAGTCCCCAACTCCATCGGTCGGTCGCCCGACAGTATCCTCCTCACAGCCAGCGTCAAGGAAGCGGCCGAGGCCTTCCTGGGCTTTTCCTACGCACCTCCCGTGGACTCTTTCCTCTGA
- the SGK1 gene encoding serine/threonine-protein kinase Sgk1 isoform X5 — protein sequence MPTPHRPRVTPAFMKQRRMGLNDFIQKIANNSYACKHPEVQSILKISQPQEPELMNANPSPPPSPSQQINLGPSSNPHAKPSDFHFLKVIGKGSFGKVLLARHKAEEAFYAVKVLQKKAILKKKEEKHIMSERNVLLKNVKHPFLVGLHFSFQTADKLYFVLDYINGGELFYHLQRERCFLEPRARFYAAEIASALGYLHSLNIVYRDLKPENILLDSQGHIVLTDFGLCKENIEHNGTTSTFCGTPEYLAPEVLHKQPYDRTVDWWCLGAVLYEMLYGLPPFYSRNTAEMYDNILNKPLQLKPNITNSARHVLEGLLQKDRTKRLGAKDDFMEIKNHVFFSLINWDDLINKKITPPFNPNVSGPSDLRHFDPEFTEEPVPNSIGRSPDSILLTASVKEAAEAFLGFSYAPPVDSFL from the exons CTTTCATGAAACAGAGAAGGATGGGCCTGAACGACTTTATTCAGAAGATTGCCAATAACTCCTATGCATGCAAACA CCCTGAAGTTCAGTCCATTTTGAAAATCTCCCAACCTCAGGAGCCTGAGCTCATGAATGCCAACCCTTCTCCTCCA CCGAGTCCTTCTCAGCAAATTAACCTGGGCCCATCATCCAACCCTCACGCTAAACCATCTGACTTTCACTTCTTGAAAGTGATCGGGAAGGGCAGTTTTGGAAAG gtTCTCCTGGCAAGACACAAAGCCGAAGAAGCATTCTATGCAGTCAAAGTTTTACAAAAGAAAGCGATCCTGAAAAAGAAGGAG GAAAAGCATATTATGTCGGAGCGGAATGTTCTCCTGAAGAACGTGAAACACCCTTTCCTGGTGGGCCTTCACTTCTCTTTCCAGACGGCTGACAAACTGTACTTTGTCCTAGACTACATTAACGGTGGAGAG TTGTTCTACCATCTCCAGAGGGAGCGATGCTTCCTGGAACCACGGGCTCGGTTCTATGCTGCTGAAATAGCCAGTGCCTTGGGTTACCTGCACTCTCTGAACATCGTTTATAG agacTTAAAGCCAGAGAATATTTTGCTGGATTCACAGGGACACATTGTCCTTACTGACTTTGGACTCTGCAAGGAGAACATTGAACACAATGGCACGACATCCACCTTCTGCGGCACACCCGAG TATCTTGCACCTGAGGTACTTCATAAGCAGCCTTATGATAGGACTGTGGACTGGTGGTGTCTGGGGGCCGTCTTATATGAGATGCTCTATGGCCTG CCTCCATTTTATAGCCGAAACACAGCTGAGATGTACGACAACATTCTGAACAAACCCCTCCAGTTGAAGCCAAATATTACAAATTCTGCAAGACACGTCCTGGAGGGCCTCCTGCAGAAGGACAGGACAAAGAGGCTTGGTGCCAAGGATGACTTC ATGGAGATTAAGAATCACGTCTTCTTCTCCCTAATTAACTGGGATGATCTCATTAATAAGAAGATTACTCCCCCTTTTAACCCAAATGTG AGTGGACCCAGCGACCTGCGGCACTTTGATCCCGAGTTTACCGAAGAGCCAGTCCCCAACTCCATCGGTCGGTCGCCCGACAGTATCCTCCTCACAGCCAGCGTCAAGGAAGCGGCCGAGGCCTTCCTGGGCTTTTCCTACGCACCTCCCGTGGACTCTTTCCTCTGA
- the SGK1 gene encoding serine/threonine-protein kinase Sgk1 isoform X2, whose translation MGEMQGALARARLESLLRPRHKKRAEAQKRSESFLLTGLAFMKQRRMGLNDFIQKIANNSYACKHPEVQSILKISQPQEPELMNANPSPPPSPSQQINLGPSSNPHAKPSDFHFLKVIGKGSFGKVLLARHKAEEAFYAVKVLQKKAILKKKEEKHIMSERNVLLKNVKHPFLVGLHFSFQTADKLYFVLDYINGGELFYHLQRERCFLEPRARFYAAEIASALGYLHSLNIVYRDLKPENILLDSQGHIVLTDFGLCKENIEHNGTTSTFCGTPEYLAPEVLHKQPYDRTVDWWCLGAVLYEMLYGLPPFYSRNTAEMYDNILNKPLQLKPNITNSARHVLEGLLQKDRTKRLGAKDDFMEIKNHVFFSLINWDDLINKKITPPFNPNVSGPSDLRHFDPEFTEEPVPNSIGRSPDSILLTASVKEAAEAFLGFSYAPPVDSFL comes from the exons CTTTCATGAAACAGAGAAGGATGGGCCTGAACGACTTTATTCAGAAGATTGCCAATAACTCCTATGCATGCAAACA CCCTGAAGTTCAGTCCATTTTGAAAATCTCCCAACCTCAGGAGCCTGAGCTCATGAATGCCAACCCTTCTCCTCCA CCGAGTCCTTCTCAGCAAATTAACCTGGGCCCATCATCCAACCCTCACGCTAAACCATCTGACTTTCACTTCTTGAAAGTGATCGGGAAGGGCAGTTTTGGAAAG gtTCTCCTGGCAAGACACAAAGCCGAAGAAGCATTCTATGCAGTCAAAGTTTTACAAAAGAAAGCGATCCTGAAAAAGAAGGAG GAAAAGCATATTATGTCGGAGCGGAATGTTCTCCTGAAGAACGTGAAACACCCTTTCCTGGTGGGCCTTCACTTCTCTTTCCAGACGGCTGACAAACTGTACTTTGTCCTAGACTACATTAACGGTGGAGAG TTGTTCTACCATCTCCAGAGGGAGCGATGCTTCCTGGAACCACGGGCTCGGTTCTATGCTGCTGAAATAGCCAGTGCCTTGGGTTACCTGCACTCTCTGAACATCGTTTATAG agacTTAAAGCCAGAGAATATTTTGCTGGATTCACAGGGACACATTGTCCTTACTGACTTTGGACTCTGCAAGGAGAACATTGAACACAATGGCACGACATCCACCTTCTGCGGCACACCCGAG TATCTTGCACCTGAGGTACTTCATAAGCAGCCTTATGATAGGACTGTGGACTGGTGGTGTCTGGGGGCCGTCTTATATGAGATGCTCTATGGCCTG CCTCCATTTTATAGCCGAAACACAGCTGAGATGTACGACAACATTCTGAACAAACCCCTCCAGTTGAAGCCAAATATTACAAATTCTGCAAGACACGTCCTGGAGGGCCTCCTGCAGAAGGACAGGACAAAGAGGCTTGGTGCCAAGGATGACTTC ATGGAGATTAAGAATCACGTCTTCTTCTCCCTAATTAACTGGGATGATCTCATTAATAAGAAGATTACTCCCCCTTTTAACCCAAATGTG AGTGGACCCAGCGACCTGCGGCACTTTGATCCCGAGTTTACCGAAGAGCCAGTCCCCAACTCCATCGGTCGGTCGCCCGACAGTATCCTCCTCACAGCCAGCGTCAAGGAAGCGGCCGAGGCCTTCCTGGGCTTTTCCTACGCACCTCCCGTGGACTCTTTCCTCTGA
- the SGK1 gene encoding serine/threonine-protein kinase Sgk1 isoform X4 encodes MKEEAIKSPLKAFMKQRRMGLNDFIQKIANNSYACKHPEVQSILKISQPQEPELMNANPSPPPSPSQQINLGPSSNPHAKPSDFHFLKVIGKGSFGKVLLARHKAEEAFYAVKVLQKKAILKKKEEKHIMSERNVLLKNVKHPFLVGLHFSFQTADKLYFVLDYINGGELFYHLQRERCFLEPRARFYAAEIASALGYLHSLNIVYRDLKPENILLDSQGHIVLTDFGLCKENIEHNGTTSTFCGTPEYLAPEVLHKQPYDRTVDWWCLGAVLYEMLYGLPPFYSRNTAEMYDNILNKPLQLKPNITNSARHVLEGLLQKDRTKRLGAKDDFMEIKNHVFFSLINWDDLINKKITPPFNPNVSGPSDLRHFDPEFTEEPVPNSIGRSPDSILLTASVKEAAEAFLGFSYAPPVDSFL; translated from the exons CTTTCATGAAACAGAGAAGGATGGGCCTGAACGACTTTATTCAGAAGATTGCCAATAACTCCTATGCATGCAAACA CCCTGAAGTTCAGTCCATTTTGAAAATCTCCCAACCTCAGGAGCCTGAGCTCATGAATGCCAACCCTTCTCCTCCA CCGAGTCCTTCTCAGCAAATTAACCTGGGCCCATCATCCAACCCTCACGCTAAACCATCTGACTTTCACTTCTTGAAAGTGATCGGGAAGGGCAGTTTTGGAAAG gtTCTCCTGGCAAGACACAAAGCCGAAGAAGCATTCTATGCAGTCAAAGTTTTACAAAAGAAAGCGATCCTGAAAAAGAAGGAG GAAAAGCATATTATGTCGGAGCGGAATGTTCTCCTGAAGAACGTGAAACACCCTTTCCTGGTGGGCCTTCACTTCTCTTTCCAGACGGCTGACAAACTGTACTTTGTCCTAGACTACATTAACGGTGGAGAG TTGTTCTACCATCTCCAGAGGGAGCGATGCTTCCTGGAACCACGGGCTCGGTTCTATGCTGCTGAAATAGCCAGTGCCTTGGGTTACCTGCACTCTCTGAACATCGTTTATAG agacTTAAAGCCAGAGAATATTTTGCTGGATTCACAGGGACACATTGTCCTTACTGACTTTGGACTCTGCAAGGAGAACATTGAACACAATGGCACGACATCCACCTTCTGCGGCACACCCGAG TATCTTGCACCTGAGGTACTTCATAAGCAGCCTTATGATAGGACTGTGGACTGGTGGTGTCTGGGGGCCGTCTTATATGAGATGCTCTATGGCCTG CCTCCATTTTATAGCCGAAACACAGCTGAGATGTACGACAACATTCTGAACAAACCCCTCCAGTTGAAGCCAAATATTACAAATTCTGCAAGACACGTCCTGGAGGGCCTCCTGCAGAAGGACAGGACAAAGAGGCTTGGTGCCAAGGATGACTTC ATGGAGATTAAGAATCACGTCTTCTTCTCCCTAATTAACTGGGATGATCTCATTAATAAGAAGATTACTCCCCCTTTTAACCCAAATGTG AGTGGACCCAGCGACCTGCGGCACTTTGATCCCGAGTTTACCGAAGAGCCAGTCCCCAACTCCATCGGTCGGTCGCCCGACAGTATCCTCCTCACAGCCAGCGTCAAGGAAGCGGCCGAGGCCTTCCTGGGCTTTTCCTACGCACCTCCCGTGGACTCTTTCCTCTGA